Proteins encoded in a region of the Salminus brasiliensis chromosome 2, fSalBra1.hap2, whole genome shotgun sequence genome:
- the avpr1aa gene encoding arginine vasopressin receptor 1Aa: MIHSLNATMGRATNASPAANSSDLFGRNEEVAKLEIIVLSVTFAVAVIGNVSVLVAVYNTKKKTSRMHLFIKHLSLADLVVAFFQVLPQLCWEVTFRFTGPDLLCRLVKHLQVLGMFASTYMMVMMTVDRYIAICHPLKTLQQPTRRAYAMIGGTWAGSLVLSAPQPFIFSLSEIHQGSGVYDCWGHFIEPWGIRAYITWITVGIFLVPVLVLMLCYGFICHSIWRNIKCKTKKNGLVGKSSVSGVSTISRAKLRTVKMTLVIVLAYIVCWAPFFIVQMWSVWDVNSSWDDSENTAVTLSALLASLNSCCNPWIYMIFSGHLLHDFAHCFPCYPKIQHKFKKEDSDSSLRRTTILTKLPNRSPTCSVGNCRDLDNALKADSSAPLET; the protein is encoded by the exons TGGGGCGCGCAACCAACGCCTCGCCGGCCGCCAACAGCAGCGACTTGTTTGGTCGCAACGAGGAGGTGGCCAAGCTGGAGATCATCGTGCTGAGCGTGACGTTCGCCGTGGCCGTGATCGGCAACGTGAGCGTGCTGGTCGCCGTGTACAACACCAAGAAAAAGACGTCGCGCATGCACCTGTTCATTAAGCACCTGAGCCTGGCCGACCTGGTGGTGGCGTTCTTCCAGGTGCTGCCGCAGCTCTGCTGGGAGGTCACGTTCCGCTTCACGGGGCCTGACCTGCTGTGCCGTCTCGTGAAGCACTTGCAGGTGCTCGGCATGTTTGCCTCCACCTacatgatggtgatgatgaccGTGGACCGCTACATCGCCATCTGCCACCCGCTCAAGACCCTGCAGCAGCCCACGCGGCGCGCCTACGCCATGATCGGCGGCACATGGGCCGGCAGCCTGGTGCTGAGCGCGCCGCAGCCCTTCATCTTCTCCCTCAGCGAGATCCACCAGGGCTCGGGCGTCTACGACTGCTGGGGCCACTTCATCGAGCCGTGGGGCATCCGCGCCTACATCACCTGGATCACCGTGGGCATCTTCCTCGTGCCCGTGCTCGTGCTCATGCTCTGCTACGGCTTTATATGCCACAGCATCTGGAGGAACATCAAGTGCAAGACCAAGAAGAACGGCCTGGTGGGCAAGAGCTCGGTGAGCGGCGTGAGCACCATAAGCCGAGCCAAGCTGAGGACCGTGAAGATGACGCTGGTGATCGTGCTTGCGTACATCGTGTGCTGGGCGCCCTTCTTCATCGTGCAGATGTGGTCCGTGTGGGACGTGAACTCTAGCTGGGATG ATTCAGAGAACACTGCCGTGACTCTCTCTGCACTGCTTGCGAGTCTGAACAGCTGTTGTAACCCCTGGATCTACATGATATTCAGTGGGCACCTCCTCCACGACTTTGCGCACTGCTTTCCCTGCTACCCCAAAATACAGCACAAGTTCAAGAAAGAGGACTCGGACAGCAGCTTACGAAGAACCACAATACTGACTAAACTCCCTAACCGGAGCCCTACTTGCAGTGTAGGCAACTGCAGAGACCTGGATAACGCCCTCAAAGCTGACTCGTCTGCTCCGCTGGAAACATGA